The proteins below are encoded in one region of Ursus arctos isolate Adak ecotype North America unplaced genomic scaffold, UrsArc2.0 scaffold_24, whole genome shotgun sequence:
- the RAD51D gene encoding DNA repair protein RAD51 homolog 4 isoform X1 has product MGVLRAGLCPGLTQDTVGQLRSRGIKTVVDLVSADLEDVAQKCGLSYKALVALRRVLLAQFSAFPCNGADLYEELKTSTAILSTGIGSLDKLLDAGLYTGEVTEIAGGPGSGKTQVCLCVAANVAYGLQQNVVYIDSNGGLTASRILQLLQARTPAEEEQAGALQRIQVVRAFDIFQMLDVLQDFRGTVSQQVSSGSAAAKAVVVDSVTAVVSPLLGGQQREGLALMMQLARELKTLARDLGVAVVVTNHVIRDRDSGDLKPALGRSWSFVPSTRILLDVDEGAGASGSRRRACLTKSPRLPTGFQEMVDIGTWGPPEQSPASQGDQI; this is encoded by the exons ATGGGCGTGCTCAGGGCCGGGCTGTGCCCGGGCCTCACCCAGGACACGGTCGGGCAGCTGAGGAGCCGCGGGATCAAAACAG TGGTGGACCTGGTTTCCGCAGACCTGGAGGACGTAGCCCAGAAATGTGGCTTGTCTTACAAG GCCCTGGTTGCCCTGCGAAGGGTGCTGCTGGCCCAGTTCTCAGCCTTCCCCTGCAATGGCGCTGATCTGTACGAGGAACTGAAGACTTCCACGGCCATCCTGTCCACTGGCATCGGAAG CCTAGACAAACTGCTTGATGCTGGTCTCTACACTGGAGAAGTGACGGAGATCGCAGGAGGTCCAGGTAGTGGCAAAACCCAG GTGTGTCTTTGTGTGGCTGCAAACGTGGCCTATGGCTTGCAGCAGAACGTTGTGTACATTGATTCCAACGGAGGACTGACAGCCTCCCGCATCCTCCAGCTACTTCAGGCCAGAACCCCAGCTGAGGAGGAGCAG GCAGGAGCTCTCCAGAGGATCCAGGTGGTGCGTGCGTTTGACATCTTCCAGATGTTGGACGTGCTACAGGACTTCCGAGGCACTGTGTCCCAGCAG gTGAGTAGTGGCTCGGCGGCTGCAAAGGCGGTGGTTGTGGACTCGGTCACTGCAGTGGTCTCCCCACTTCTGGGAGGTCAGCAGAGGGAAG gcTTGGCCTTGATGATGCAGCTGGCTCGAGAGCTGAAGACCCTGGCCCGGGACCTTGGCGTGGCGGTGGTG GTAACCAACCACGTGATCCGAGACAGGGACAGTGGGGACCTCAAACCTGCCCTCGGACGCTCCTGGAGCTTTGTACCCAGCACCCGGATTCTCCTGGACGTTGACGAAGGAGCGGGAGCATCGGGCAGTCGGCGCAGGGCATGTCTGACCAAATCTCCGCGTCTG CCAACAGGTTTCCAGGAGATGGTAGACATTGGGACCTGGGGGCCtccagagcagagcccagcaTCCCAGGGAGATCAGATATGA
- the RAD51D gene encoding DNA repair protein RAD51 homolog 4 isoform X3: MGVLRAGLCPGLTQDTVGQLRSRGIKTVVDLVSADLEDVAQKCGLSYKALVALRRVLLAQFSAFPCNGADLYEELKTSTAILSTGIGSLDKLLDAGLYTGEVTEIAGGPGSGKTQVCLCVAANVAYGLQQNVVYIDSNGGLTASRILQLLQARTPAEEEQAGALQRIQVVRAFDIFQMLDVLQDFRGTVSQQVTNHVIRDRDSGDLKPALGRSWSFVPSTRILLDVDEGAGASGSRRRACLTKSPRLPTGFQEMVDIGTWGPPEQSPASQGDQI, encoded by the exons ATGGGCGTGCTCAGGGCCGGGCTGTGCCCGGGCCTCACCCAGGACACGGTCGGGCAGCTGAGGAGCCGCGGGATCAAAACAG TGGTGGACCTGGTTTCCGCAGACCTGGAGGACGTAGCCCAGAAATGTGGCTTGTCTTACAAG GCCCTGGTTGCCCTGCGAAGGGTGCTGCTGGCCCAGTTCTCAGCCTTCCCCTGCAATGGCGCTGATCTGTACGAGGAACTGAAGACTTCCACGGCCATCCTGTCCACTGGCATCGGAAG CCTAGACAAACTGCTTGATGCTGGTCTCTACACTGGAGAAGTGACGGAGATCGCAGGAGGTCCAGGTAGTGGCAAAACCCAG GTGTGTCTTTGTGTGGCTGCAAACGTGGCCTATGGCTTGCAGCAGAACGTTGTGTACATTGATTCCAACGGAGGACTGACAGCCTCCCGCATCCTCCAGCTACTTCAGGCCAGAACCCCAGCTGAGGAGGAGCAG GCAGGAGCTCTCCAGAGGATCCAGGTGGTGCGTGCGTTTGACATCTTCCAGATGTTGGACGTGCTACAGGACTTCCGAGGCACTGTGTCCCAGCAG GTAACCAACCACGTGATCCGAGACAGGGACAGTGGGGACCTCAAACCTGCCCTCGGACGCTCCTGGAGCTTTGTACCCAGCACCCGGATTCTCCTGGACGTTGACGAAGGAGCGGGAGCATCGGGCAGTCGGCGCAGGGCATGTCTGACCAAATCTCCGCGTCTG CCAACAGGTTTCCAGGAGATGGTAGACATTGGGACCTGGGGGCCtccagagcagagcccagcaTCCCAGGGAGATCAGATATGA
- the RAD51D gene encoding DNA repair protein RAD51 homolog 4 isoform X2 has product MGVLRAGLCPGLTQDTVGQLRSRGIKTVVDLVSADLEDVAQKCGLSYKALVALRRVLLAQFSAFPCNGADLYEELKTSTAILSTGIGSLDKLLDAGLYTGEVTEIAGGPGSGKTQAGALQRIQVVRAFDIFQMLDVLQDFRGTVSQQVSSGSAAAKAVVVDSVTAVVSPLLGGQQREGLALMMQLARELKTLARDLGVAVVVTNHVIRDRDSGDLKPALGRSWSFVPSTRILLDVDEGAGASGSRRRACLTKSPRLPTGFQEMVDIGTWGPPEQSPASQGDQI; this is encoded by the exons ATGGGCGTGCTCAGGGCCGGGCTGTGCCCGGGCCTCACCCAGGACACGGTCGGGCAGCTGAGGAGCCGCGGGATCAAAACAG TGGTGGACCTGGTTTCCGCAGACCTGGAGGACGTAGCCCAGAAATGTGGCTTGTCTTACAAG GCCCTGGTTGCCCTGCGAAGGGTGCTGCTGGCCCAGTTCTCAGCCTTCCCCTGCAATGGCGCTGATCTGTACGAGGAACTGAAGACTTCCACGGCCATCCTGTCCACTGGCATCGGAAG CCTAGACAAACTGCTTGATGCTGGTCTCTACACTGGAGAAGTGACGGAGATCGCAGGAGGTCCAGGTAGTGGCAAAACCCAG GCAGGAGCTCTCCAGAGGATCCAGGTGGTGCGTGCGTTTGACATCTTCCAGATGTTGGACGTGCTACAGGACTTCCGAGGCACTGTGTCCCAGCAG gTGAGTAGTGGCTCGGCGGCTGCAAAGGCGGTGGTTGTGGACTCGGTCACTGCAGTGGTCTCCCCACTTCTGGGAGGTCAGCAGAGGGAAG gcTTGGCCTTGATGATGCAGCTGGCTCGAGAGCTGAAGACCCTGGCCCGGGACCTTGGCGTGGCGGTGGTG GTAACCAACCACGTGATCCGAGACAGGGACAGTGGGGACCTCAAACCTGCCCTCGGACGCTCCTGGAGCTTTGTACCCAGCACCCGGATTCTCCTGGACGTTGACGAAGGAGCGGGAGCATCGGGCAGTCGGCGCAGGGCATGTCTGACCAAATCTCCGCGTCTG CCAACAGGTTTCCAGGAGATGGTAGACATTGGGACCTGGGGGCCtccagagcagagcccagcaTCCCAGGGAGATCAGATATGA